Below is a genomic region from Enoplosus armatus isolate fEnoArm2 chromosome 10, fEnoArm2.hap1, whole genome shotgun sequence.
GTCAGAGTGTAAATACACGTTGGACATGacttcagtaaaataaaaagattgtCTATTCAATCagctatttatttatctttgaaCATTATACATAGATTATAGCGTTTATGTGGCACACAGTTCGCGTGAAAGTAGGTGAAGATAAGGCGGGTTTCGACCTGATCGAGAATATTGCATGAAGGTGCAAAGAGTGAAAACAGACTGATGGTGCCGCTGTAGGCTAGCACAAAAGTAGCACAGACATCTCCACCCACTGTTACTGCATTTAAATCGGTTGTAATTTCTCAGGAGAATGCCTTCATTCCACGACTATTTTCCATCGTGTTCACTGTTATAAAATGTTGGATTATTGACTCTGGTTTGGAATTGCATATTTTTGGTCTGTGCAGTCATTTGTACAAGCCGTGGACGGGTTTATTTCCGAGGATGGGAGACAAAGGATTTTCAGCGCTAGGCCCGATCTTCTGCTTCGCTTTCTTTATTGTAACGCTGCAGCTCGTTAATGGAGACCTGAGTTATTCTGTTCCAGAAGAGATGAAACGCGAGACTATTATTGGAAATATAGCCAAAGATCTCGGTCTTGATCTGAGGACCTTATCCTCACGCAAGGTCCGTGTTGATTTTGAGGGAACTCGTAAGAGATACTGTGATATTAATCCGAGGACCGGGGACTTGATCACATCGGAGAGAATTGACAGAGAAAGCCTTTGTGGCAAGAAACCCTCGTGTGTCGTGAAAGTAGATCTGGTGTTAGAAAATCCTCTGGAGCTTCATCGACTTAGTCTTCATATTCAAGATGTGAACGACAACTCACCGAAATTCAAAAAAAATTTGATTGACATGGAAATAAGTGAGTCAGCAGAAAAAGGTAACCGCTTCTCTATCGAGGAGGCCCATGACGCAGATATAGGTCAAAATGCTGTTCAAAGGTACAACCTACAGAAGAACGACAACTTTATTCTCGCTGTTGACAGTAACAAGGTTGAGCTCGTGCTGGAAAATAAACTTGATcgagaaaagcaaaaagagatAAATCTGCTTCTCACAGCTTTAGATGGTGGCTCTCCTCAGAGATCAGGTACAGTAGTCATTCACGTCACTGTACTGGATGCTAATGATAACGCCCCAGTGTTTAGCCAGGCCCTTTATAAAGCCAGTCTGCCCGAAGACTCTCCTCCAGATACCATAGTGATTAATGTTCGTGCTACAGACGCAGATGAAGGAGTGAATGGAGATGTGACATATGACTTCGGCCACGTATCTGATGAcgatgaaaatgtattttctattgATCCCAAAACCGGTGAAATTAAAGTAACTGGTGTGATTGACTTTGAAGAAACGAGTTCTTTTGAAATTAGGTTGGAAGCTAAAGACGGTTTAGGGTTAACCTCTTACGCCCAAGTTATAATAGATGTTACTGACATAAATGACAACGCACCAGTGATATATCTGAAATCACTGAGTAACCCCATACCTGAGAACGTGTCACCTGGTACAGAGGTGGGCATCATTAACGTGCAGGACAGAGACTCTGAGACTAACGGACAGGTCCGCTGCTCCATTCAGCAAAACGTCCCCTTTAAGTTGGTTCCTTCTATTAAAAACTATTATTCTCTGGTGACCACAGGACAACTGGACCGTGAACTAGTGTCTGATTACAACGTTACAATCACTGCCACTGACGAGGgctctccacctctgtcctcctctaaaACTGTTGAGTTATCTGTAGCAGACATCAACGACAACCCGCCTGTGTTTGAGGAACAGTCCTACAGCGCatatgtgactgaaaataacaaacctgGCTCCACGTTATGTTCCGTTACTGCTCGAGACCCCGACTGGAGACAAAACGGTACAGTGATTTATTCTCTGTTACCCGGTGAGGTGAACGGTGCCCCGGTGTCCTCCTATCTATCTGTTAACGGAGACACGGGGGTGATCCACGCTGTGAGGTCGTTTGATTATGAACAGTTCAGGAGTTTCAAAGTCCACGTGATGGCCAGAGACAACGGTTCTCCTCCGCTCAGCAGCAACGTGACCGTCAGTGTGTTCATATCGGACGTGAACGACAACTCTCCTCAGATACTGTACCCCGCCCCGGAGGGCAACTCCTTCATGACCGAGCTGGTCCCCAAAGCTGCACACGGAGGCTCTCTGGTGTCCAAAGTGATAGCGGTGGACTCGGACTCCGGACAGAACGCCTGGCTGTCCTATCATATAGTGAAATCCACTGATCCGGGACTTTTCACTATCGGTCTCCACAGCGGAGAGATCCGGACACAGCGGGACATTTCTGAGTctgacagcatgaaacagaACCTTATTGTGGCAGTGAAAGATAACGgacagccctctctctctgccacctgttccatgtatttacttatttctgATAACTTGGCTGAGGTGCCCGAACTGAAGGATATTTCTTATGACGAGAAGAACTCCAAGCTGACCTCTTATCTGATTATAGCGCTGGTTTCAGTGTCCACGTTCTTtctgaccttcatcatcatcatcctgggtGTGAGGTTTTGTCGCAGGAGAAAGCCCAGACTGTTGTTTGATGGAGCAGTCGCCATCCCCAGCGCTTATCTCCCTCCTAATTACGCAGATGTTGACGGCACAGGAACTTTACGCAGCACTTACAATTATGACGCCTACCTGACAACAGGGTCTAGAACCAGTGACTTTAAGTTCGTGACGTCTTACAATGACAACACGCTGCCTGCTGACCAGACTCTGAGGAAGAGTCCAAGTGACTTCGCTGATCCGTTTGAAGATTTAGAGTCGTCTGTAGAGGTAGGAACCGTTCACTACTTCACTTGTCACAATGCATTTTGGCTTCTTCATTGACTCATTGTAATGTCTGTGTGGCTGCAGCACGTGGTCATGTCTCCGAAATATATACGTGATTGAGTGGTTGTTGAAATGAATTGTTTGCTTAATGGAGGGAAACTTCTGTGTTTGGTCTCGCCTTGCTTCGCAAAAAAGGCTACGTCAGCCAATTGTTacttgttttttcctgttgtcCGTCAAAACCACGTGACTCCTCACTTTCGaaacgtttttatttttttatttttcgtATTTGTCAACACATACTTGTCAGTGCCCTTCTGATAGATTGTTTTCAGGTCCTGTCTTGGAGAGATAAACTTTTAAATATGATTCCGTGAGAAAATAGTTACGCTTAATATGTAATTCAGCTAATTGGTTTCATACAGTTGCTCTTTTGGTATCCTATTCTCTTAAGTGGCACTTACTCAGTATTAAGCAAAATCAAATAATTCCCGACCCAGTAGTTGCTTCAGCGTGATCTTTGTCAGCAGAAAACCTGCGCCTTGTGGAAACATTTATAGTTACACGAACATTTTTCCCTGTGAAGTGTGTTTATGGGTGAAGTTGGCACAGAATGAAAAGTTTTTTCAAACAAGTGCTTCGCGCAGTCTCTCGTGAGTCTTAAACTTTACATTGTTAGCTGTAAAACTGTTTTCAGTTATCAGCATGTGTCACCGATTGTCACCCATTAgcaagtgatggaaacatgtttGACGCATCCTGCAGGTAGAGGTGCAGGTTTAGGTTTAAGAATAAGTCACTGTTTACTTTGTCCAACTGTCTCTAAGTCACATTACAAGAGTCTAAGAACACTGACCAGGAGACCAACACAGTGTTCAATATCTTTGTGCCTCCAGCGCTGCCAAATCTCACGGCatctgtccgtggtgctgaaacacTCCTCAAGCGCTCCGTCACAGCCGCAACTGGAGATGTCTCATTGTCCTCCGCCATGTTGTCATCATTTTAATGGTAATTGAATCTATGTATATATCGAAAACTTTGGATTGCTGTAATTTAGCTGGTTGCCCCAGCTCATCGTTTTAACATGGAGCGCTCAACCACAGTTTCAAATGCAATAAGTTACTACATGTTATATAATCATGATGTAATTTTTTAGTTACAATGTAGTACTCATAGTTTTGTTGGTCTTCCCTTTTCGGAGGCTCAAACAGCAGAATGGCCTTTCCGATAGTCTCATTCATGTATATGAGGCTATCGGTTTAAGAAAGCTAAATGAATGGTAACTACTTGAACCCAAATCTCATTGAGCTCAGTTGTGCTCGGTTGAACTGGACCTATATAGCCGAAGCCGATTCAATTACAATGAATAGATCGCGTGtgtgttttaagaaaataaaagttttacgACTCATGCACAGTTTATTTGAACGTGAGGGAATATTATGTTAATGTGGTTTGAAACTTGGTGAATAATATTTCGTCTCACATACTGGTGTGAAGATGAAAAGTGGCTCATGGTGTCGCTGTTGGCTGACAGAAAATAAGCGCTCACCACTCCACCCACTACTACTACATAGACATCAGTTGCAGATTTGCCTTAGACACGTTCACGTTTCCGAACGTATTTTCCCGTGTACATTTCTGTGAAGTGTTGGATTATTGAGTGTTTTGggcagctttatttttttcGCACTGGAAAGGATAAGTTGTACAAGCTGAGGACGCCTTTTTGTGTCAGGATGGGAGACAAAGGATTTTCAGGCCCGATCTTCTGCTTCGCTTTCTTTATTGTAACGCTGCAGCTCGTTAATGGAGACCTGAGTTATTCTGTTCCAGAAGAGATGAAACGCGAGTCTGTTATCGGAAATATAGCCAAAGATCTCGGTCTTGATCTGAGGACCTTATCCTCACGCAAGGTCCGTGTTGATTTTGAGGGAACTCGTAAGAGATACTGTGATATTAATCCGAGGACCGGGGACTTGATCACATCGGAGAGAATTGACAGAGAAAGCCTTTGTGGCAAGAAACCCTCGTGTGTTGTGAATGTAGATCTGGTGTTAGAAAACCCTCTGGAACTTCATCGACTTAGTCTTCATATTCAAGATGTGAACGACAACTCACCGAAATTCAAAGACAATTTGATTGAAATGGAAATAAGTGAGTCAGCAGACAAAGGTAACCGCTTCTCTATCGAGGAGGCCCATGACGCAGATATAGGTCAAAATGCTGTTCAAAGGTACAACCTACAGAAGAACGACAACTTTATTCTCGCTGTTGATAGTAACAAGGTTGAGCTCGTGCTGGAGAATACACTTGATcgagaaaagcaaaaagagatGACTTTGCTTCTCACAGCTTTAGATGGTGGCTCTCCTCAGAGATCAGGTACAGTAGTCATTCACGTCACTGTGCTGGATGCTAATGATAACGCCCCAGTGTTTAGCCAGGCCCTTTATAAAGCCAGTCTGCCCGAAGACTCTCCTCCAGATACCATAGTGATTAATGTTCGTGCTACAGACGCAGATGAAGGAGTGAATGGAGATGTGACATATGACTTCGGCCACGTATCTGATGAtgacataaatgtattttctattgATCCCAAAACCGGTGAAATTAAAGTAACTGGTGTGATTGACTTTGAAGAAACGAGCTCTTTTGAAATGAGAGTGAAAGCTAAAGACGGTTTAGGGTTAACCTCTTACGCCCAAGTTATAATAGATGTTACTGACATAAATGACAACGCACCGGTGATATATCTGAAATCACTGAGTAACCCCATACCTGAGAACGTGTCACCTGGTACAGAGGTGGGCATCATTAACGTGCAGGACAGAGACTCTGAGACTAACGGACAGGTCCGCTGCTCCATTCAGCAAAACGTCCCCTTTAAGTTGGTTCCTTCTATTAAAAACTATTATTCTCTGGTGACCACAGGACAACTGGACCGTGAACTAGTGTCTGATTACAACGTTACAATCACTGCCACTGACGAGGgctctccacctctgtcctcctctaaaACTGTTGAGTTATCTGTAGCAGACATCAACGACAACCCGCCTGTGTTTGAGGAACAGTCCTACAGCGCatatgtgactgaaaataacaaacctgGCTCCACTTTATGTTCCGTTACTGCTCGAGACCCCGACTGGAGACAAAACGGTACAGTGATTTATTCTCTGTTACCCGGTGAGGTGAACGGTGCCCCGGTGTCCTCCTATCTATCTGTTAACGGAGACACGGGGGTGATCCACGCTGTGAGGTCGTTTGATTATGAACAGTTCAGGAGTTTTAAAGTCCACGTGATGGCCAGAGACAACGGTTCTCCTCCGCTCAGCAGCAACGTGACCGTCAGTGTGTTCATATCGGACGTGAACGACAACTCTCCTCAGATACTGTACCCCGCCCCGGAGGGCAACTCCTTCATGACCGAGCTGGTCCCCAAAGCTGCACACGGAGGCTCTCTGGTGTCCAAAGTGATAGCGGTGGACTCGGACTCCGGACAGAACGCCTGGCTGTCCTATCATATAGTGAAATCCACTGATCCGGGACTTTTCACTATCGGTCTCCACAGCGGAGAGATCCGGACACAGCGGGACATTTCTGAGTctgacagcatgaaacagaACCTTATTGTGGCAGTGAAAGATAACGgacagccctctctctctgccacctgttccatgtatttacttatttctgATAACTTGGCTGAGGTGCCCGAACTGAAGGATATTTCTTATGACGAGAAGAACTCCAAGCTGACCTCTTATCTGATTATAGCGCTGGTTTCAGTGTCCACGTTCTTtctgaccttcatcatcatcatcctgggtGTGAGGTTTTGTCGCAGGAGAAAGCCCAGACTGTTGTTTGATGGAGCAGTCGCCATCCCCAGCGCTTATCTCCCTCCTAATTACGCAGATGTTGACGGCACAGGAACTTTACGCAGCACTTACAATTATGACGCCTACCTGACAACAGGGTCTAGAACCAGTGACTTTAAGTTCGTGACGTCTTACAATGACAACACGCTGCCTGCTGACCAGACTCTGAGGAAGAGTCCAAGTGACTTTGCTGATGTATTTGGAGAGTCAGACGGATCTCCTGAGGTAGGAATAATTTTACTTCCTGAAgcttaatgtaaatatttcttaCTGTCTTTTCTGACAGGGTTGCACATAAAAATTATTTACCTGTGTGTTCACAGATGTAAGGAACATCTTTTGATTTGTTGGGTCTTagggaaaatattttttaagtCTCATTGTTTGAAGTAACATCAACACCTTTTGTTATTTCTTCATGTAGCAGTCATCggatatatttttttttggtcagaAAAGCCAACAAATCAACAGTCTAGTTTTGCCTTCAAACACTGCAGCTTGTTTACTGGGGGGAATAGTGACAGGAGGGAGTCTAATCTGTAGTGTGAAGATGTAGAGTCAGTATGTTATTAGTGTGGTCTTACTAGTATTCCCATGCCTTCAGTCTATATAAACACAATACCATACCAAACATATAGACCATTACACACCAATTATAGTCCaggaaatacagtataataataatgataatactcATAGTAGTTATTGTATTGATCAATAATAATTAAGTATGCATAGAAAATCTAACGTGACTGACAAAGATAGGATTGTCCTTGTATTGGTGTTGAAGATCATTTCAACCAAGTAACAAGCTCCTTTCTGCATTTTAATGTAGTTTGTAAGTTGCGAGGATCTACGTCTTGAGTTTTCTTGGCAGATAAAGGAATGTTCTATAGCAGGGGTCTACAACCTTTACTATCAAAAGAGCCATTTTGCCCCCTCTTCCACCAAAGAAAATAGTCTGGAGCCGCAAAACATAACACAGCTTATAAAGTTTCAtaagttttattctttttctatttttacctGTTATAACAAAGGAAAACCCATACAGAAATGTAGTGTGCATGTGGAGGCCAACTTTGACATGAATTAAACACTGAACTATGCAGGCTTATTTGAGTCCTTCCCATATTTgtgtaaaattaataaaatagaaactagcccactttaatataaataaaacgtaTAGCCACAgcttaaaaaaagtaaacatacaaTTAGGAATGTTTGTGACTAAAGTCCATTTCAGTGTGCTGTCATCCTCTTCTGTCACGTACAGCAATCAACCGACGCAcctgaacatacaaacaaaaccacatcagCTCCGGCTCtaaaattaatgtttttctgaaaaataataGCCTATTAAATGCTCGTGTTCTCACCTGTTTAATGTGACTTCTGTTTCTGAAGATCGCTGCAGATCTTCTCTATGTCAGGGCTGTAAGATGTGACTGTGACCTTCACACAGGACTGCAGGCTGTCATCGGTGAGGCGGGAGCGATATTTTGGACTTTATGAAGTTCATGCTCGAGAAAACCTGCTCGCATAAGTATGTTGAGCCAAAGATGGACAGGACTCCAAATGCGtactttttcctgtttgtttttgaagtctGAGAGTAGATGCTCTGATATTTTTATGAACGATTCTTTCATGTATTCTCCGTCTGTGAACGGCTTTCCCCTCCTTACAATCTCCTGAGCTGCCACAAAACTAGCAGCTGTAGTTGAGTTTGGAGAGTTGATCCACTTCTTGAAAGTATGTTTGCTCTGCTCAACTTTCCGTAGCAGTTCCAAAATCGCTCTCTTTCGCTCATCTTCAGTTTGGTACTTCTCAGCAAATGCTGAGTGctttttctgaaaatgtctttcaacgttacattttttgttgtttgctaaTTTCTCGCCACATATCAAACACACGGGTAAGCCAGCATCGTTGGTGGTGAAGGCAAattaatctgtctttttttggaTTTACTCATGGTTAGCTTACCGAGGGCGGGGGGGGCGGACACTGAAGAAGCCGCCTGCAGGTAAAGGCGAGGGCTGTAGACGTGGGTGTGACGCATATTTTAGTtgacaaattattaaaacttttttttaattcgaTGTTAAAGTATCACCTCGAACTCCAAAATAACCGtacaacataaacagaaataaaataaataaaaattgaattaAGAAATAACcgttattcattttcatgtttttttgtcaaggcCAGAGGGAGCCCCTACAAGGAGGCTGAAGAGCCGCTTGCGGCTCCAGAGCCGCGGGTTGCCGACCCCTGTTCTATAGTTATACTAtgtcaatattgttttttatttagattGATTACAATCAAGCATGATTTTGACCCACCAGTAGTGTCACTACACAGACTTTGTCCAGTTGCTCATCCTTCATTCATAATAGCACTATGTGGTACCACCTTTCCAAAACAGTTTAAATTTACAGTACATTGCTAAGAATGTTGCTGGAGATAGGGTTCAATACTGTCTGCCACCAAGCCATTTAGTGTTAGTATGAGATGCACCAACATCACACTAAACCTACCATGTACTGGTATACCGGAGTTCACTATTTAACTGCTTTGGTTGAGGCAAGCACACGTGTCATGGGTTAATCTTTGTGTCCCCCTGATaatgaatgttaaaatgtttctaTTGATCTGTGAATATCTAAAGGAATTTAttcaaggctgttttttttctgtatcctGATTAAAGATCCTTCACTAAAGCCATCTTAGTAAGGCTTAACACTAGGAAGATGTAATTTTCTTCTGGCAATATGGCTTGGCTTTAGCTCATAAATGTTGCTGTATTGTGCTGACAAAGACCCATAGTCTGAACTATAGACACATGCGAGCTGGCCCTTGACAggttttgtgcttgttttattACAATGAACTCCTGTTGTGGTGTACAGATTATTCCCGTTTTCCACAGCGTCATAGTCAACCTGACAGGTACAAGAAAGAGGAAATATAGCACTTGACTTTAACTACAGACTGACTAACCAAAATATAACTTCAAAATTGAACAATTTCAAGTATGTAAGTCAGTGAAATAATGTTTGAGGCATAAACCATAcacatgtagagagagagactgattcTTACAGTTTAGATAGTTGATGAGCAAACCAGCCAGCACAGATAGTACAAGGACTTAATGGACAAGATACTGCTCAGGTCTTCCACCAGCTTACACTAGAAGGTTATCACGACCCACAATGACATGTTTTAAGATCTGATCCCTGTTTATCCAGTATTCAGCAGAACCccttttaaattatttttcaaagTAGAAACTTAAAGACTCCTTGTGACATTAAGTcctgcttcttcctcctcagtgtAAACATGCCCTTGTCCTGGATGTATCCAGATGAGGCACTTATATGCAGTGCAATAGTGCTTTCAAGACTGATTTCATGCCACGGCACTTTCTTATTAAGACATCAATTCTTAATACGAATGAatggttatttattttcttcccttgCAAATGTTATGTGTGCACAATAACGGAAGTACACCCTGATGAGCATGGTAGCTCCCTAAGATTTATAAACATATTCCGTAACGGCTAGCTTGAATAAGAttagtttttccattttagctCGCTAGTAAATATCTGTCGAGTCCAAGACCCTTAATGCCTGTCATTTTATAATATTGGATTTGtatatgattttttaaatttaatctCTGTGT
It encodes:
- the LOC139291757 gene encoding protocadherin beta-18-like, which produces MVPQCVTSTVKHGGGSVMVWGCFAGSRVGDLNRVRGTLNQNGYHSILQCHAVPSGMHLVGQGFILHHLYKPWTGLFPRMGDKGFSALGPIFCFAFFIVTLQLVNGDLSYSVPEEMKRETIIGNIAKDLGLDLRTLSSRKVRVDFEGTRKRYCDINPRTGDLITSERIDRESLCGKKPSCVVKVDLVLENPLELHRLSLHIQDVNDNSPKFKKNLIDMEISESAEKGNRFSIEEAHDADIGQNAVQRYNLQKNDNFILAVDSNKVELVLENKLDREKQKEINLLLTALDGGSPQRSGTVVIHVTVLDANDNAPVFSQALYKASLPEDSPPDTIVINVRATDADEGVNGDVTYDFGHVSDDDENVFSIDPKTGEIKVTGVIDFEETSSFEIRLEAKDGLGLTSYAQVIIDVTDINDNAPVIYLKSLSNPIPENVSPGTEVGIINVQDRDSETNGQVRCSIQQNVPFKLVPSIKNYYSLVTTGQLDRELVSDYNVTITATDEGSPPLSSSKTVELSVADINDNPPVFEEQSYSAYVTENNKPGSTLCSVTARDPDWRQNGTVIYSLLPGEVNGAPVSSYLSVNGDTGVIHAVRSFDYEQFRSFKVHVMARDNGSPPLSSNVTVSVFISDVNDNSPQILYPAPEGNSFMTELVPKAAHGGSLVSKVIAVDSDSGQNAWLSYHIVKSTDPGLFTIGLHSGEIRTQRDISESDSMKQNLIVAVKDNGQPSLSATCSMYLLISDNLAEVPELKDISYDEKNSKLTSYLIIALVSVSTFFLTFIIIILGVRFCRRRKPRLLFDGAVAIPSAYLPPNYADVDGTGTLRSTYNYDAYLTTGSRTSDFKFVTSYNDNTLPADQTLRKSPSDFADPFEDLESSVEHVVMSPKYIRD
- the LOC139291758 gene encoding protocadherin gamma-A11-like, whose protein sequence is MGDKGFSGPIFCFAFFIVTLQLVNGDLSYSVPEEMKRESVIGNIAKDLGLDLRTLSSRKVRVDFEGTRKRYCDINPRTGDLITSERIDRESLCGKKPSCVVNVDLVLENPLELHRLSLHIQDVNDNSPKFKDNLIEMEISESADKGNRFSIEEAHDADIGQNAVQRYNLQKNDNFILAVDSNKVELVLENTLDREKQKEMTLLLTALDGGSPQRSGTVVIHVTVLDANDNAPVFSQALYKASLPEDSPPDTIVINVRATDADEGVNGDVTYDFGHVSDDDINVFSIDPKTGEIKVTGVIDFEETSSFEMRVKAKDGLGLTSYAQVIIDVTDINDNAPVIYLKSLSNPIPENVSPGTEVGIINVQDRDSETNGQVRCSIQQNVPFKLVPSIKNYYSLVTTGQLDRELVSDYNVTITATDEGSPPLSSSKTVELSVADINDNPPVFEEQSYSAYVTENNKPGSTLCSVTARDPDWRQNGTVIYSLLPGEVNGAPVSSYLSVNGDTGVIHAVRSFDYEQFRSFKVHVMARDNGSPPLSSNVTVSVFISDVNDNSPQILYPAPEGNSFMTELVPKAAHGGSLVSKVIAVDSDSGQNAWLSYHIVKSTDPGLFTIGLHSGEIRTQRDISESDSMKQNLIVAVKDNGQPSLSATCSMYLLISDNLAEVPELKDISYDEKNSKLTSYLIIALVSVSTFFLTFIIIILGVRFCRRRKPRLLFDGAVAIPSAYLPPNYADVDGTGTLRSTYNYDAYLTTGSRTSDFKFVTSYNDNTLPADQTLRKSPSDFADVFGESDGSPEM